AACACGCGGAGGGCGGAAGGGGAGGGGTCGGAATCTCTTTCCCTTGTCCGCTGGCGGAGGGCTCTTCAGACGCGGCGTGTTTTGTTGTCTTGATTAGAACGGCAACGCTTCCGATCTCCCGCCGCCTTCGCAGCCTCCCGCCGCCCACATTCCTGGCCCGTTTCCTGCGCTTCTGTAGACATCCCTTTCGGCGTCTCTGCCTGCGTCTCCAGAACCGCCGATTTGCATCCCTGGCAATCCCGTGCTATCCTTATCCTGCGGGAACCATCCACTTCCCGCCCGCGCGTCGCCTCGCGCGACGTTTGATAACTCCATACCCGGTTGCCCTCTCTCCTTTCTCCCCGTTCGCTCCGCGGGAGCGAGGGGCCTGGCAAATCCTACAATTTGTACAAAACCCCCGCACGCCGCCCCGCCCGGTTCACCGCACTCCCGCAAAGAACCGCTCCCCGACAAATCGTACGTTCTGTACAAAACGTACATCCGGCTCCCGCCCGGTTTACCGGAGCTCCTGACCGCCAAATTCCCCGCCGGACAGGGGCGCGCAGATTTCACAAATTGTACAAAGCCCGCGCAACCATCGCTTGAACAACACCCTCCAACCGCGACCCCTGAATCCCGGACTGGTACGGATCGCGCGTTTTGTACAAAACGCACACCCCATCCGCCCCGATCGGCTGCTTCCCAATCCGCAAGTTCTCTCCGCGTGGTCCGCGTGCTCCGTGCCGGTCTTCTTGAGGGAGCAAGAGTGACGCCCACTTGTATGGAAGATGGCGGCAGGATACGATGTTGTGCCAACACGGTAGGAGCAAAGCAATCTATGTCATCGAGATCGAATGCGAATACGGTCATCGTCGGTTACGGCGACTCCATCACGCTGTCGATGGAGCAGTCGGCGGAGAAAAAATGGCTGACGCGGCTGGGCCGATCGCTGGCCGAGGCGCTGCCCGGACGAAACTTCACGATGGTCAACTCCGGCGTGGGCGGCGAGACGTCGCGCGAGGGGCTGGCGCGGATCGAGCCCGCCGTCCTGGCGCATCAGCCGGACGTCGTGCTCGTCGAGTTCGGCGGCAACGACGCCACGCACGATCCGGCCCGGCACGTGCCGGTGACCGAGTTCCAAGCCAATCTCGAGACGATGCGGGCGGCGATCGTCGATCGCGCCAAAGCCGAGATGGCCCTGCTGGTCTTCCCGCCGGTGATCGACGAGTGGCACTGCTGGAGCAACGAGGCGTTCTACAAGCCCTACGGCGGCCTGGACGGCTGCCTCGAGCAGTACCGCCAGGCGACGCGCGAATTCGCGCGGACGCACCGGCTGGTGCTGGCCGACATCGACCGCGCCCTGCGCGAAGCCGGCAAAAAGGACGGCAACGGCCGCTACATCAAGCCGGACGGCGTGCATCTGACCGACGACGGCAACCAGGTCGTCGCCGAAACGGTGCACCGCGCGCTGGTCGAAACGATCTGAAAACCCCTCCAAACCCGCGGCGGGCGGCCTCGAAGGCCATGCCGTCACCGCGTCATTCCGGATTGGACAAGGGTGAAGGCGGCGGCTGGCGGCCCCAATCGGCGGGCGTCTCGGACAGCTCGAACCGCAAAACCGCGCCGCCGACGATCTCGCCATGACGCAGCCACGCGCGGTCGAGCGGCCGGCCGTCGAGTGTGGCCGACGCGATGTAATGCCCCTTCGGACCCGCCTGCGGCGCCTCGATGACCAACTGCCTGCCGCTCTGACCGAGCTGCACCGTCGTCCGCGCAAACGCCGGTGCGGTCAGCAGCCACAGGTCCTGGCCCATCACCGGATAGAGGCCCATCGTCGAGCCCATGTAGAACGCGCTCTGACAGCCCATGTCCTCATTGTCCTTGATCCCGTCGCGGGTCGGCTCGAAATACCGCTCCAGCGCCCAGCGGACCCGCTCCGCCGTCTTGTCCGGCCGGCCCGCGTAGATATAGAGGTAAGGCACGTGCAGGATCGTCTCCTTCGAGTGGTAGTAGCCGCGCTCGAAGAACCCGTCCAGCCGCCGGACGAACGCCTCCGGCCCGCCGACGCGAGCGATCAGCCCGGCAAAGTCGTGATGAACGCTGAACGACCACTGCCAGCTTGTGCCCTCATAAAAGAACGGATCGTTCCACGAATCCGGCAGACACCCAGCCGGGTCGAACGGCCCGGCCCAACTCCCATCCGGCCGGCGCGGCGCAAAGAACCCCAACTCCTCGCGCCACAGGTTCCACACCTTCCGCGAACTGGCGTAGTACCGCTTGGCCACCTCGGCCTGGCCCAGGTGCTCAGCCAACCGGCCGATGCACCAGTCCTGATACGCGTACTCCAGGTGGCGCGACACGCAGCTTTTTCGCACGTCCGTCGAGACGTAGCCCAGATCGCGATAGTCCTTCAGGTGCCGGCCGTACAGCCACGGATCGGGCGACTCGACCTCGGCGTTCTTCCGCATCGCCCGCAACGCCTTCGCATAGTCGATCCCCTCGATGCCCTTGAGCGCCGCTTCGCACAGCAGAATGTCCGCTGAGCTGCCGCCCTGGATCTGGGCGCTGTGCCCAGCGATCCACGCGTCGGGCAGCCAGCCGATATGCTCCTGCACGTCCAGCAGGCAGTTCAGCATCGCCGCCTCGGTTTCCGGATCGAACAGCGAGATCAGCGAGTTGGCGTTGCGAACGCTGTCCCACAAACAGTAGTAATCGGTGAAATGCCGCACGCCCGATGTCCACGCCGGGTTCTCATCGTCGACGCCCAGGTCGCTGGGCATGGCGATCAGACGCGAAAACGACGTGTAAAACAGCGTCTTCTGCGACTCGCTTCCGCCCTCGACCGCGATCCGCGAAAGGGCCTGGTTCCAGGTATGGCGGGCGTCGGCGCGGACGGCGTCAAAAGTCTTGCCGGCGGTCTGGCGTTCGACGCTTCTCCGCGCGTTGGCGACGCTGACGTAAGAGACACCCACCTGGACGTTAAGCTCGCCGA
Above is a window of Phycisphaerae bacterium DNA encoding:
- a CDS encoding alpha-mannosidase; the protein is MSDLAKWVDPFIGVDGCGNCLCGPHLPYSLVRLGPDVVYPQPSSGYRSNRPIVGFSHTHVSGTGGGGRYGNVLMTPITGPLRIGFDPYERQDERAGAGYYAVRLAPAGIEVELTVTPRVGVHRYRFPRGVESGVVVDVGAVIQPPEWMPVSEWAYSIGGFAEFISDTEIVGRGNYRGGWGHTFPYSVYFYARFDRPIRERILANGARYVPGQKVVEGPGVKVAAGFGDVGELNVQVGVSYVSVANARRSVERQTAGKTFDAVRADARHTWNQALSRIAVEGGSESQKTLFYTSFSRLIAMPSDLGVDDENPAWTSGVRHFTDYYCLWDSVRNANSLISLFDPETEAAMLNCLLDVQEHIGWLPDAWIAGHSAQIQGGSSADILLCEAALKGIEGIDYAKALRAMRKNAEVESPDPWLYGRHLKDYRDLGYVSTDVRKSCVSRHLEYAYQDWCIGRLAEHLGQAEVAKRYYASSRKVWNLWREELGFFAPRRPDGSWAGPFDPAGCLPDSWNDPFFYEGTSWQWSFSVHHDFAGLIARVGGPEAFVRRLDGFFERGYYHSKETILHVPYLYIYAGRPDKTAERVRWALERYFEPTRDGIKDNEDMGCQSAFYMGSTMGLYPVMGQDLWLLTAPAFARTTVQLGQSGRQLVIEAPQAGPKGHYIASATLDGRPLDRAWLRHGEIVGGAVLRFELSETPADWGRQPPPSPLSNPE